Proteins encoded in a region of the Pontibacter sp. SGAir0037 genome:
- a CDS encoding copper chaperone, whose translation MKIIKFKTNIESEEALTKVASYLDKEESISRWHVDTESKDKLLSVSGTDLDPHRIENVVQQAGYKAEIIRVVGIGGKDL comes from the coding sequence ATGAAAATAATCAAGTTTAAAACTAACATCGAAAGCGAGGAGGCCTTGACAAAGGTGGCTTCTTACCTGGATAAAGAAGAAAGTATAAGCCGCTGGCACGTTGATACGGAAAGTAAAGACAAGCTGTTAAGCGTATCCGGTACAGACCTTGATCCCCACAGGATCGAAAATGTGGTGCAGCAAGCAGGATACAAGGCTGAAATCATACGGGTTGTAGGCATCGGTGGCAAGGACTTGTAA